Proteins encoded in a region of the Streptomyces akebiae genome:
- a CDS encoding CaiB/BaiF CoA transferase family protein translates to MNASSGPLHGITVVDISSSYAAPTTSMYLGDMGAEIIKIEPVRGDDARGWGPPFLNGEAAWFLSVNRNKKSLCLDIRGEQGREVLFRLLETADVFIENLNPAKLERHGLGLDALRERFPRLVICALSGFGIDGPDAALPGYDLIAQARSGMMSVTGDTGVPQRVSTALSDVAAGTVAAYAIAAALVRQQRHGVGEIIDVALLEADLAFMSPRIASFLAGDPEPRPCGGTDSVVAIYQTFRTSDRPIVVAVGNDKIWLHACAALGLDELAQRPDLATNAGRRARRDEVVDAFQSVLSMRTSQEALKALQDVGVPCARINSLSEVVDDPQVEAREAIVSQEHPRAGVFRGVASPWRLGSQSSRAPRLPAPLRGEHGRDILTSAGFDDERIADLAEAGVVWVP, encoded by the coding sequence ATGAACGCGTCTTCCGGCCCGCTGCACGGGATCACCGTGGTCGACATCTCGTCGTCCTACGCGGCACCGACCACTTCCATGTATCTCGGCGACATGGGAGCGGAGATCATCAAGATCGAGCCCGTGCGCGGAGACGACGCCCGTGGATGGGGACCTCCCTTCCTCAACGGCGAAGCCGCGTGGTTCCTGTCGGTCAACCGCAACAAGAAGAGCCTGTGCCTGGACATACGTGGCGAGCAGGGCCGTGAGGTGCTCTTCCGGCTGCTGGAGACCGCGGACGTGTTCATCGAGAACCTGAATCCGGCCAAACTCGAGCGGCACGGCCTGGGTCTCGACGCACTGCGTGAACGCTTTCCCCGACTGGTGATCTGCGCGCTGTCGGGGTTCGGGATCGACGGCCCCGACGCCGCGCTCCCGGGCTACGACCTGATCGCTCAGGCCCGCTCCGGCATGATGAGCGTCACCGGTGACACCGGGGTACCGCAGCGCGTCAGTACCGCTCTGTCCGATGTCGCGGCCGGCACCGTCGCCGCGTACGCCATCGCGGCCGCGCTGGTCAGGCAGCAGAGGCACGGGGTCGGCGAGATCATCGACGTCGCCCTGCTCGAAGCCGACCTCGCCTTCATGTCACCTCGGATCGCCAGCTTCCTCGCGGGCGATCCGGAACCCCGCCCCTGCGGCGGCACCGACTCGGTGGTCGCGATCTACCAGACGTTCCGGACGAGCGATCGCCCCATCGTCGTCGCCGTGGGCAACGACAAGATCTGGCTCCACGCCTGCGCGGCACTGGGCCTGGACGAGTTGGCCCAGCGGCCCGACCTGGCCACCAACGCCGGACGCCGCGCGCGCCGGGACGAGGTCGTCGACGCCTTCCAGTCGGTTCTGTCCATGAGGACCTCGCAAGAGGCGCTCAAGGCGCTTCAGGATGTCGGCGTACCGTGTGCGCGGATCAACTCGCTGTCCGAAGTCGTCGACGACCCCCAGGTGGAGGCTCGCGAGGCGATCGTCAGCCAGGAGCATCCGCGTGCGGGCGTCTTCCGGGGCGTCGCGAGCCCGTGGCGTCTCGGTTCGCAGAGCAGCCGGGCGCCCCGCCTGCCGGCACCGCTCCGGGGAGAGCACGGACGCGACATCCTTACAAGTGCAGGATTCGACGACGAGCGGATCGCCGATCTCGCGGAGGCGGGTGTCGTATGGGTTCCCTGA
- the istA gene encoding IS21 family transposase — translation MVLDPQRWLELRRFRSLLESGAISLSEVARETGLDRKTVRKYLSAPGPATPPRRSPSGRSKARVIDEFAPLVDSMLRAEILMKAAVIHGRLAAEYGFTGNYQRVKLYVQEARPRIAEELGITPKELAGMHRRFEVIPGAQAQVDWGDEGKILAHMGIPKVYSFHMTLSYSRDPFCCFTTSQDLQSFFDCHRRAFAHFGGVPMTIVYDRTKTVVRRHVAPGEAVPLHPEAVGFAGHYDFDIDVLAAYRPTGKGRVERQVLIVRDHVLSGRSFSSVEEMDAAFAAWVPRRRAQAHRTHQQIIGERAARDHVALKPLPETPYLVAERHLRPVGKDCLVAFGGNLYSVPARRVRPRQLVEIRATKSQVMLHSTIANANGETLLATHLRAVGRGARVVEEAHWDGLPTGKGRRTTTGDVLPRPLREPARGEETGPLQALLNRTAATRIEVGRRPLSVYDELTGTRPFTTRPSTRETS, via the coding sequence GTGGTCTTGGATCCGCAGCGTTGGTTGGAACTGCGGCGCTTTCGGAGTCTGTTGGAATCCGGGGCGATCAGCCTGTCGGAGGTGGCCCGGGAGACCGGGCTGGACCGGAAGACGGTGCGTAAGTATCTGTCGGCGCCGGGTCCGGCGACCCCGCCGCGGCGGTCGCCGAGCGGGCGGTCGAAGGCGAGGGTGATCGATGAGTTCGCGCCGTTGGTGGACTCGATGCTGCGGGCGGAGATCTTGATGAAGGCCGCGGTGATCCACGGGCGGCTGGCCGCGGAGTACGGGTTCACCGGCAACTATCAGCGCGTCAAGCTCTACGTTCAGGAAGCCCGGCCTCGCATCGCCGAGGAACTCGGCATCACGCCGAAGGAACTCGCCGGCATGCACCGCCGCTTCGAAGTGATCCCCGGAGCCCAGGCCCAGGTGGACTGGGGCGACGAGGGCAAGATCCTCGCCCACATGGGAATCCCGAAGGTCTACTCCTTCCACATGACGCTGTCGTATTCGCGCGACCCGTTCTGCTGCTTCACCACCAGCCAGGACCTGCAGAGCTTCTTCGACTGCCACCGCCGGGCCTTCGCCCACTTCGGCGGTGTCCCGATGACGATCGTCTACGACCGCACGAAGACCGTCGTCCGCCGGCACGTCGCTCCGGGCGAGGCGGTCCCGCTGCATCCGGAAGCGGTCGGGTTCGCCGGCCATTACGACTTCGATATCGACGTCCTGGCCGCTTACCGGCCCACCGGCAAGGGACGCGTCGAACGACAGGTCCTCATCGTCCGTGACCACGTCCTGTCCGGCCGGTCCTTCTCCTCCGTCGAGGAGATGGACGCCGCCTTCGCCGCCTGGGTGCCGCGGCGCAGGGCTCAGGCCCACAGGACTCACCAGCAGATCATCGGCGAGCGGGCCGCCCGCGACCACGTGGCCCTCAAACCGCTGCCGGAGACTCCGTATCTGGTGGCCGAACGGCATCTGCGGCCGGTCGGCAAGGACTGTCTGGTCGCCTTCGGCGGCAATCTCTACTCGGTGCCCGCACGAAGAGTCCGACCGCGTCAGCTGGTGGAGATCCGGGCCACGAAGTCGCAGGTCATGCTGCATTCCACCATCGCGAACGCCAACGGCGAGACGCTGCTGGCCACCCATCTGCGGGCGGTCGGCCGCGGGGCCCGTGTCGTCGAGGAGGCCCACTGGGACGGTCTGCCCACCGGCAAGGGGCGCCGGACCACCACCGGCGATGTCCTGCCACGGCCTCTCCGTGAGCCTGCTCGGGGCGAGGAGACAGGGCCTCTGCAGGCCCTGTTGAACCGCACCGCGGCCACCCGCATCGAGGTCGGCCGCCGTCCGCTGTCGGTCTATGACGAGCTGACCGGAACCCGCCCCTTCACCACCCGTCCGAGCACGAGGGAAACGTCTTGA
- a CDS encoding 3-hydroxyacyl-CoA dehydrogenase, with amino-acid sequence MSQPLAPICVIGAGTMGRGIAQVALASGHPVHLVDPDKRQLDSARSEIAARLGRKNPAASAQVEARLLTLTDLTQAPPDTRTIVIEAILERLDVKQEVLRRAAEHFGPTCILATNTSSLSITAIAAGTPDPSRVVGMHFFNPVPVMKLVEVVRGLQTSDDIADTIADLAVRWGKSVAQVRSVPGFIVNRVARAFYGESLRLVEERAATAETIDELMRAAGGFRMGPFELMDLIGNDVNFAVTQTVWTSYNYDPRFAPSLIQSELIAAGRLGRKTGHGYYEYGEGSERPLPRAAELRTEAAARTTSVVLHGSDEQLETLLTRSGLDFARAETGIPRIEFVGMGSVMVTGGRSAREESRLRGEPVLLVDRCLDPTTATAVALASTDATLTDTVVALLDRARIRAFPVADVPGLVVARVLSMIANEAWETAYHGVATPDDIDTAMRLGTNYPMGPFAWSARWSTRGVLELLDALWSSYHDPRYRASNSLRSAALET; translated from the coding sequence ATGTCACAGCCACTGGCACCCATCTGCGTGATCGGAGCGGGCACGATGGGCCGGGGGATCGCGCAGGTAGCCCTGGCCTCCGGTCACCCGGTACACCTGGTCGACCCGGACAAGAGGCAACTGGACTCGGCCAGATCCGAGATCGCCGCCCGCCTCGGCCGGAAGAACCCGGCGGCATCGGCCCAGGTCGAAGCACGACTGCTGACGCTCACCGACCTCACCCAAGCGCCGCCGGACACACGGACGATCGTCATCGAAGCCATCCTCGAGCGCCTGGACGTCAAGCAGGAGGTCCTGCGACGTGCCGCGGAACACTTCGGACCGACGTGCATCCTCGCGACGAACACCTCGTCGCTCTCGATCACCGCCATCGCCGCAGGCACGCCAGATCCCTCACGCGTGGTCGGCATGCACTTCTTCAACCCCGTCCCCGTCATGAAGCTCGTCGAGGTCGTCCGGGGCTTGCAAACCTCCGACGACATCGCCGACACCATCGCCGACCTGGCCGTGCGCTGGGGCAAGTCGGTAGCCCAGGTGCGGTCGGTCCCCGGTTTCATCGTCAACCGGGTCGCCCGGGCCTTCTACGGGGAGTCACTCAGACTCGTCGAGGAACGCGCCGCCACGGCGGAGACGATCGACGAACTCATGCGGGCGGCCGGCGGATTCCGCATGGGACCGTTCGAACTGATGGACCTGATCGGCAACGACGTCAACTTCGCTGTCACGCAGACCGTCTGGACGTCCTACAACTACGACCCGCGGTTCGCCCCCTCGCTCATCCAGAGCGAGCTCATCGCCGCAGGACGGCTCGGCCGCAAGACCGGTCATGGCTACTACGAGTACGGCGAGGGCTCCGAGCGCCCGCTCCCCCGCGCCGCAGAGTTGAGAACCGAAGCGGCGGCGCGCACCACCTCTGTGGTGCTGCACGGTTCGGACGAGCAGTTGGAGACCTTGCTCACCCGCAGCGGCCTGGACTTCGCCCGGGCGGAGACCGGCATTCCCCGCATCGAATTCGTCGGAATGGGCTCGGTCATGGTCACTGGGGGCCGCAGCGCACGCGAGGAGTCGAGGCTGCGGGGCGAGCCCGTGCTGCTCGTCGACCGCTGCCTCGACCCCACGACGGCCACCGCCGTCGCCCTCGCGTCCACCGACGCCACGCTCACCGACACCGTCGTCGCCCTGCTGGATCGTGCTCGTATCCGCGCCTTCCCCGTTGCCGACGTACCGGGGCTCGTGGTGGCCCGAGTTCTGTCAATGATCGCGAATGAGGCGTGGGAGACGGCCTACCACGGGGTCGCGACCCCCGACGACATCGACACCGCTATGCGGCTGGGCACCAACTACCCCATGGGCCCGTTTGCCTGGAGCGCCCGATGGTCGACGCGCGGAGTGCTCGAACTGCTCGACGCGTTGTGGTCGTCCTACCACGATCCCCGGTACCGTGCCAGCAACTCCCTGCGCTCCGCGGCGCTCGAGACGTAG
- a CDS encoding aldehyde dehydrogenase, which yields MSSGLLASYETVFIDGEWLRAATRDRIQVVSPWSEEVIASVPAGSREDIDRAVGAARRAYESGPWPSMSLDDRIGILARLRDLLVAHTAEFAQLITDEMGCPITQSRAIQVSNPVGILEAYLDAAAEYPFRTIRRSKVGQALVTKNPIGVVAAVVPWNVPLSLTMQKLTPALLTGCTVVLKPAPETPLDAYLVARLLGEAGLPPGVVNVVPADREVSEYLISHPDVSKVTFTGSSAAGRRIAEICGRDLRRVTLELGGKSAAVVLDDADLDAAVSSLRLGAFRNSGQVCSLKTRLVVPESRLPEFLERLEALVDSMPVGDPHDEATHIGPLVSERQRSRVEAYIEAGKSEGARLVRGGGRPAGLDRGWFVEPTVFTGVRPDARIAQKEIFGPVVAVIPYKDEDEAIAIANDSQYGLNGSVFSSDVERGLRVAARIHTGTVELNGSPAGFRAPMGGVKHSGLGREFGPEGLDAFVETKSIGVTKEVADSLQ from the coding sequence ATGTCCAGCGGGCTACTCGCAAGCTACGAGACGGTCTTCATCGACGGCGAATGGCTGCGGGCGGCCACACGTGATCGAATTCAGGTGGTCTCGCCATGGAGCGAGGAGGTCATCGCTTCGGTGCCGGCCGGTTCCCGCGAGGACATCGATCGCGCCGTCGGCGCCGCGCGCCGCGCCTATGAATCCGGTCCCTGGCCCTCGATGTCGCTGGACGATCGCATCGGCATTCTGGCCAGGCTTCGTGACCTCCTGGTCGCGCACACGGCCGAGTTCGCCCAGCTGATCACAGACGAGATGGGCTGCCCGATCACTCAGTCACGGGCGATCCAGGTGAGCAATCCCGTGGGGATCCTGGAGGCCTACCTGGACGCGGCCGCCGAGTACCCCTTCCGCACGATCCGCCGCTCCAAGGTCGGCCAGGCGCTCGTCACCAAGAACCCCATCGGCGTGGTCGCGGCCGTGGTCCCTTGGAACGTGCCACTCTCCCTCACCATGCAGAAGTTGACGCCGGCGCTCCTCACGGGGTGCACCGTCGTACTCAAGCCCGCACCGGAGACTCCGCTCGACGCGTACCTCGTGGCGCGGCTGCTCGGCGAGGCCGGGTTGCCTCCAGGCGTCGTCAACGTCGTTCCGGCGGACCGAGAGGTCAGCGAGTACCTGATCTCGCACCCGGACGTCTCCAAGGTGACCTTCACCGGCTCGAGCGCCGCAGGACGCCGGATCGCCGAGATCTGCGGGCGGGACCTGCGCCGGGTCACCCTGGAGCTCGGTGGGAAGTCGGCGGCGGTCGTACTCGACGACGCCGATCTCGATGCGGCGGTGTCGTCACTGCGTCTCGGCGCGTTCCGCAACAGCGGCCAGGTCTGCAGCCTGAAGACCAGGCTCGTGGTGCCCGAGTCCCGTCTGCCGGAGTTCCTCGAGCGTCTTGAGGCACTCGTCGACTCGATGCCGGTAGGTGACCCGCACGACGAGGCGACTCACATCGGGCCCCTGGTCAGTGAGCGGCAACGATCGAGGGTCGAGGCCTACATCGAAGCCGGGAAGTCCGAGGGGGCACGACTCGTCCGCGGTGGCGGGCGCCCCGCCGGCCTGGACCGAGGTTGGTTCGTGGAACCCACTGTCTTCACCGGTGTGCGCCCCGACGCCAGGATCGCCCAAAAAGAGATCTTCGGACCTGTCGTCGCCGTCATCCCGTACAAGGACGAGGACGAGGCCATCGCGATCGCCAACGACTCGCAGTACGGGCTGAACGGATCGGTCTTCTCCTCCGACGTCGAACGCGGACTGCGAGTTGCGGCTCGCATCCATACCGGGACGGTTGAGCTCAACGGGAGCCCCGCTGGTTTTCGAGCACCCATGGGCGGCGTCAAGCACAGCGGCCTGGGACGCGAGTTCGGTCCGGAAGGACTTGACGCCTTCGTCGAGACGAAATCCATCGGTGTCACGAAGGAAGTAGCCGACTCACTTCAGTAA
- a CDS encoding aldo/keto reductase, which yields MSTQPTELPAVASGTFDLGGGLTVNRLGYGAMQLTGPGVWGEPRDPEEAVRVLRRAVELGVNFIDTADAYGPFVNEQLIRRALHPYADDLVIATKGGLLRPGPDDWRPNGRPEHLRERVELSLRHLGIERIDLYQLHRIDPTVPLADQIGELTLLQQEGKLRHIGVSEVTVQELKEARTYAEIVSVQNLYNLANRSAEDVLNYAEAENIAFIPWFPIATGELARPGGPLDAASKQHRASSSQLALAWLLRRSPVMLPIPGTSKVAHLEENTAAALVRLTDDEFRSLTDAV from the coding sequence ATGAGCACGCAGCCAACCGAACTCCCTGCCGTCGCCTCGGGCACCTTCGATCTGGGTGGCGGCCTGACCGTGAACCGTCTTGGTTACGGCGCCATGCAGCTGACAGGCCCGGGTGTCTGGGGCGAGCCGCGCGATCCTGAGGAGGCCGTCCGGGTCCTGCGCCGGGCCGTGGAACTGGGCGTCAACTTCATCGACACGGCCGACGCCTACGGGCCGTTCGTCAACGAGCAGCTGATCCGCAGGGCTCTGCATCCCTACGCCGATGACCTGGTCATCGCCACCAAGGGGGGCCTCCTCCGCCCGGGCCCGGACGACTGGCGTCCCAACGGCCGCCCCGAGCACCTGCGCGAGCGGGTGGAGCTGAGCCTGCGCCATCTCGGGATCGAGCGCATCGACCTGTACCAGCTGCACCGCATCGACCCCACGGTTCCGCTCGCCGACCAGATCGGTGAGCTGACTCTGCTGCAGCAGGAGGGCAAGCTGCGTCACATCGGCGTGTCCGAGGTGACGGTCCAGGAGCTGAAGGAGGCCCGCACCTACGCCGAGATCGTCTCCGTGCAGAACCTCTACAACCTCGCGAACCGCTCGGCCGAGGACGTGCTGAACTACGCCGAGGCCGAGAACATCGCGTTCATCCCCTGGTTCCCGATCGCCACCGGCGAACTCGCCCGCCCGGGCGGCCCGCTGGACGCCGCCTCCAAACAGCATCGCGCGAGTTCTTCGCAGCTCGCACTCGCCTGGCTCCTGCGCCGCTCCCCGGTGATGCTTCCGATCCCCGGCACCTCCAAGGTCGCGCATCTGGAGGAGAACACCGCCGCTGCGCTGGTCCGACTCACCGACGACGAGTTCCGGTCCCTGACCGACGCAGTCTGA
- a CDS encoding acyl-CoA dehydrogenase family protein produces the protein MTGRNVELDDFVDVLTKRLVSVEWSDAHAIHSALVAADVLDLAQEAAELEDVVDWLVAAVRTTAHFSPAAAFTLAGRFAAQRGLAASETDTRDVRDVTSAVTHPTARNQWTATVPTLFAPAAVVLLDRSTERAVLARRDALVREEPEGTRRSGLLEAALRTVRLDDTVVTLPDTVTRRTARDWDLFTSAVGLGLAEKALHTAETYAGERRQFGAAIGTFAGLRAILAEMRIRVRTVHAMLDSAAAGDLDTAELLAQAGRTAVDVCLDAIQVHGGYGYIDEYPVAGLLRDAVSLRARGGGRRTVLAQIASRRLGKPGGDT, from the coding sequence ATGACCGGGCGCAATGTGGAACTCGACGACTTCGTCGATGTGCTGACGAAGCGTCTTGTGTCGGTGGAGTGGAGCGACGCCCACGCGATCCACTCCGCGCTGGTCGCGGCGGATGTCCTGGATCTGGCACAGGAGGCAGCCGAGCTCGAGGACGTCGTCGACTGGCTCGTCGCAGCCGTGCGCACGACCGCGCACTTCTCGCCCGCAGCCGCGTTCACCCTCGCGGGCCGGTTCGCCGCACAACGTGGTCTCGCCGCTTCGGAGACGGACACCCGCGACGTGCGGGATGTGACCTCTGCGGTCACCCATCCCACCGCGCGCAATCAGTGGACGGCCACTGTGCCGACCTTGTTCGCGCCCGCCGCGGTGGTGCTCCTGGACCGCTCCACGGAACGGGCCGTGCTGGCCCGCCGAGACGCACTGGTGCGGGAGGAGCCCGAGGGAACACGGCGCAGCGGACTGCTTGAAGCCGCCCTGCGGACGGTCCGGCTCGACGACACGGTCGTGACGCTGCCGGACACCGTCACGAGGCGCACCGCGCGCGACTGGGACCTGTTCACCTCCGCTGTGGGCCTCGGCCTCGCCGAGAAGGCGCTGCACACGGCCGAGACGTACGCCGGCGAGCGGCGCCAGTTCGGTGCGGCGATCGGCACCTTCGCCGGGCTGCGCGCGATCCTCGCCGAGATGCGGATCCGTGTCCGCACGGTGCACGCGATGCTCGACAGCGCTGCCGCCGGTGACCTCGACACGGCAGAGCTGCTGGCACAGGCGGGCAGGACCGCCGTCGACGTCTGCCTGGACGCGATCCAGGTGCACGGCGGCTACGGGTACATCGACGAATACCCCGTGGCCGGTCTGCTGCGCGACGCGGTGAGCCTCCGAGCCCGCGGCGGCGGCCGCCGGACCGTCCTGGCGCAGATCGCCTCTCGACGCCTCGGCAAGCCCGGGGGCGACACGTGA
- a CDS encoding enoyl-CoA hydratase/isomerase family protein produces MGSLIAVDDDGRVRTITLNRPDRLNALNTSVLDTLAEEVRRVAEESRGIRCLVIRGAGDRAFSAGADLEEIRGLDADQAHAFIRRGHRAITAIERSPVPVIAEVDGFALGGGFELMLACHVVIASDRSQFGLPEARIGCIPGFGGTQRLPRTVGKAAAFHLMLTGSRIDAERAWQIGLLSVPPVPTAELPREVAETAFLIASGSRTGLANLLEAARQSTSGPALEHEAALAALSIASVDGQEGITSFAERREPVFTEE; encoded by the coding sequence ATGGGTTCCCTGATCGCGGTGGACGACGACGGGCGGGTGCGGACGATCACCCTGAACCGCCCGGACCGGCTCAATGCCCTGAACACCTCCGTGCTGGACACGCTGGCCGAGGAGGTCCGGCGGGTCGCTGAGGAGAGCAGGGGCATCCGGTGCCTGGTCATCCGGGGGGCAGGTGACCGGGCGTTCAGCGCCGGCGCCGACCTTGAGGAGATCCGCGGCCTCGACGCCGACCAGGCGCATGCCTTCATCCGGCGGGGTCACCGTGCGATCACCGCCATCGAGCGCTCACCCGTTCCGGTGATCGCCGAGGTCGACGGCTTCGCCCTCGGCGGCGGATTCGAACTCATGCTGGCGTGCCATGTGGTGATCGCCTCGGACCGCAGTCAGTTCGGCCTCCCGGAGGCACGGATCGGCTGTATCCCGGGATTCGGGGGCACCCAGCGGCTGCCCAGAACCGTGGGCAAGGCGGCGGCCTTCCATCTGATGCTCACCGGCAGCCGGATCGACGCCGAGCGTGCCTGGCAGATCGGTCTGCTGTCGGTCCCGCCGGTTCCCACCGCCGAACTGCCCCGTGAGGTGGCGGAGACGGCGTTTCTGATCGCGTCCGGGAGCCGCACCGGTCTGGCCAACCTGCTCGAAGCCGCGCGGCAGAGCACGTCCGGCCCAGCCCTGGAACACGAGGCGGCACTCGCCGCCCTTTCGATCGCCTCCGTCGACGGCCAGGAGGGCATCACGTCCTTCGCCGAGCGACGCGAGCCCGTCTTCACCGAGGAGTGA
- a CDS encoding enoyl-CoA hydratase-related protein encodes MSYEDVTVAVDDGVAVITINRPDRANKLRFETARELLAALQNVRQTREIDVAVLTGAGDKFFCIGGEHDELSSLDYSSVMPVIDLYEFIDAMPKPVIAAVNGYAVGGGNVLQVVCDLSIAAEHAVFRQVGPMVGSFDAGYGTWYLEETIGRRRAKEMWYLNRKYSAQEALDMGLVNEVVTGRPVLDRAVEVAQDLRKRGPFALAALKTAFSSRHTGVAGQARLAHDLLLTAYRSTEEAAEMSESFEERRDPRRERFYR; translated from the coding sequence ATGAGCTACGAGGACGTCACTGTCGCCGTCGATGACGGCGTCGCGGTGATCACGATCAACCGGCCCGACCGGGCCAACAAGCTGAGGTTCGAAACGGCCCGTGAGCTGCTCGCGGCGCTACAGAATGTGCGGCAGACCCGCGAGATCGACGTGGCGGTCCTCACCGGTGCCGGCGACAAGTTCTTCTGCATCGGGGGAGAGCATGACGAGCTCTCCTCGCTCGACTACTCCAGCGTGATGCCCGTCATCGATCTCTATGAGTTCATCGACGCGATGCCCAAGCCGGTGATCGCGGCGGTCAACGGCTACGCCGTCGGCGGAGGGAACGTGCTTCAGGTCGTGTGCGACCTCTCGATCGCCGCCGAGCACGCCGTGTTCCGTCAGGTGGGCCCGATGGTCGGCAGCTTCGACGCCGGCTACGGCACCTGGTACCTGGAGGAGACCATCGGCCGTCGGCGGGCGAAGGAGATGTGGTACCTGAACCGCAAGTACTCCGCTCAGGAAGCCCTGGACATGGGCCTGGTCAACGAAGTGGTGACCGGTCGACCTGTCCTCGACAGAGCCGTCGAAGTCGCTCAGGACTTGCGCAAGCGCGGCCCGTTCGCGCTGGCCGCCCTCAAGACCGCCTTCTCCAGCCGCCACACCGGTGTCGCCGGGCAGGCGCGCCTCGCGCACGACCTGCTGCTCACCGCCTACCGCAGCACCGAGGAGGCGGCCGAGATGTCGGAGTCCTTCGAGGAGCGCCGCGACCCCCGTCGCGAGAGGTTCTACCGATGA
- the istB gene encoding IS21-like element helper ATPase IstB, whose amino-acid sequence MSELVSTRIRSTAGKLGLPHLVETINEYTRRADEGKMGYLDFLDLVLSEELAVRDDRRFRQGLRLSRLPHHKTLDEYDFSFQPDLDPRKVKDLATLSFVDGKANAALLGPPGVGKTHIAVALAVAACRAGYSIYFTSLDDMVRNLKTAEAAGRLTNKLGTYLRPSVLVVDEVGYQPLERAEANLVFQVISKRYEKGSIILTSNKTFSEWGQVFGDEVLATAILDRLLHHCEVISINGPSYRLKNRLKAIERENDVA is encoded by the coding sequence TTGAGCGAGCTGGTCTCCACCCGCATCCGCAGCACGGCCGGAAAGCTCGGCCTGCCCCACCTGGTTGAAACGATCAACGAGTACACCCGGCGGGCCGACGAGGGCAAGATGGGCTACCTCGACTTCCTCGACCTGGTGCTGTCCGAGGAACTCGCCGTCCGCGACGACCGCCGCTTCCGCCAGGGCCTGCGGCTCTCCCGGCTGCCCCACCACAAGACGCTCGACGAGTACGACTTCTCGTTCCAGCCCGACCTCGACCCGCGGAAGGTCAAGGACCTGGCCACCCTCTCATTCGTCGACGGCAAGGCGAACGCCGCTCTGCTCGGGCCGCCCGGGGTCGGCAAGACACACATCGCCGTCGCTCTCGCGGTCGCGGCCTGCCGGGCCGGCTACTCGATCTACTTCACCAGCCTCGACGACATGGTCCGCAACCTCAAAACCGCCGAGGCTGCCGGGCGTCTGACGAACAAGCTCGGCACCTACCTGCGGCCCAGCGTCCTGGTGGTGGACGAGGTCGGCTACCAGCCCCTCGAACGAGCCGAGGCGAACCTGGTCTTCCAGGTCATCTCAAAGCGCTACGAGAAGGGCTCCATCATCCTGACCTCGAACAAGACCTTCAGCGAATGGGGCCAGGTCTTCGGCGACGAAGTCCTCGCCACCGCCATCCTCGACCGTCTCCTGCACCACTGCGAAGTGATCTCCATCAACGGCCCCAGCTACCGGCTCAAGAACCGCCTCAAGGCCATCGAGCGAGAGAACGACGTGGCGTGA